The following is a genomic window from Serratia ficaria.
GCCGCCGTCGCTATGATGGAAGCTCCGCTTCCCGACGACGATCCCAGGTGATATATGATTGATGCCGCTACGCTGTTGCTGTTTTCCGGTGCCTGTCTGGCGCTGACGCTCACCCCCGGCCCGGACATGCTGCTGATAGCTTCGCGCAGCATCAGCCAGGGGCGGCGCGCCGGTTTCGCCTCGCTGGCGGGCATTCAGCTTGGCACCTATTGCCACGCGCTGGCGGCGGCGCTGGGTTTGTCGCAGCTGTTTGTCGCCGTGCCGCTGGCTTACGACGCGGTGAGAATGCTCGGCGCGGGCTATTTGCTGTATCTGGCGTGGAAAACGCTGCGATCGGGCAGCGGCCTGCAGGCTTCCGCCGGGTTGCAGGCGGTGCCGACGGCGCGCATTTTCCGCCAGGGGCTGTTCACCAATATCCTCAATCCCAAAATGGCGCTGTTCGTGCTGGCGCTGTTCCCGCAGTTTATCGATCCGCACGCCGGCTCGGTGGTGGTGCAGATGCTGATGCTGGCCACGGTGTTGAACCTAGTCGGGTTGTTGATCAACGGCGGGGTGATCCTGGCGGT
Proteins encoded in this region:
- a CDS encoding LysE family translocator, with translation MIDAATLLLFSGACLALTLTPGPDMLLIASRSISQGRRAGFASLAGIQLGTYCHALAAALGLSQLFVAVPLAYDAVRMLGAGYLLYLAWKTLRSGSGLQASAGLQAVPTARIFRQGLFTNILNPKMALFVLALFPQFIDPHAGSVVVQMLMLATVLNLVGLLINGGVILAVSRMKSRFAGRRFSARWPNYLLSGVFAGLACKLIFDGRK